One window of Phycisphaeraceae bacterium genomic DNA carries:
- a CDS encoding tetratricopeptide repeat protein yields MRTTTCAVVLSALIGALFGGCAAPEKDIAPSASAQRAGMTRKVTTDSPQAQEWFDRGLFLCYAFDHEQAEVAFRRALEHDPNCAMAYWGIAYASGPNINNMMMDEQHSKTAHDAITKAKQLRHGCSPVECDLIDAMAVRYEYPAPDDRRKLDESYAEAMREVRRKHPEDADVGAIFAESLMDLYAWKLWTPAGEPSPVTVELVGVLEDVLVKHPEHIGASHDYIHTMEASKSPGKADGAANRLRNDSLGAPHLVHMPSHIDIRRGRYEQAVEANQNAIKADLVRIEAVGDGGFFALYRAHNYHFLQYAAMFDGQKEVAIEAARGVVATLPPDAIEQYPLMLEGFLGAPYHAMVRFGMWDEILAEPAPPPGRPITTATHHYARGIALATRGKVEEARAEREAFLAAKATIPPDAFIGNNEAATVILIGEAMLEGEIEYRAGNDDRAFELLRDAVAKNDALSYDEPWGWMQPPRHALGALLLERGRVEEAEAVYVADLKDHPGNGWALFGLAECYERTGRKAEHATTLAAARKAWARSDIPLTVSCYCRVSSSR; encoded by the coding sequence ATGCGTACCACCACTTGTGCGGTCGTTCTTTCGGCGTTGATCGGTGCCCTTTTCGGAGGCTGCGCGGCACCGGAAAAGGACATCGCACCGTCCGCGTCTGCGCAGCGCGCGGGGATGACGCGCAAAGTCACGACCGACTCGCCTCAAGCCCAGGAATGGTTCGATCGAGGACTGTTTCTCTGCTACGCGTTCGATCACGAGCAGGCCGAAGTGGCGTTCCGAAGAGCTCTCGAGCACGATCCGAACTGCGCGATGGCGTACTGGGGTATCGCGTACGCCTCGGGTCCGAACATCAACAACATGATGATGGACGAGCAGCACTCGAAAACCGCGCACGATGCCATCACGAAGGCGAAGCAGCTTCGGCACGGCTGCTCGCCGGTCGAATGCGATCTGATCGATGCAATGGCGGTCCGATACGAATACCCCGCGCCGGATGACCGAAGGAAACTCGATGAGAGCTACGCGGAGGCGATGCGAGAGGTGCGACGCAAGCACCCCGAAGATGCCGACGTCGGTGCCATTTTTGCGGAAAGCCTCATGGACCTTTACGCCTGGAAACTCTGGACCCCGGCGGGCGAGCCGAGCCCGGTGACCGTCGAGCTCGTGGGTGTGCTCGAAGACGTGCTCGTCAAACACCCTGAGCACATCGGGGCCAGCCATGACTACATCCACACGATGGAAGCGTCGAAGTCGCCGGGCAAAGCGGATGGTGCTGCAAACCGGCTGCGGAACGATTCACTCGGCGCACCTCACCTCGTTCACATGCCCTCCCACATCGATATCCGGCGTGGGCGGTACGAGCAGGCGGTCGAAGCGAATCAGAATGCGATCAAGGCCGATCTGGTCCGCATCGAAGCGGTGGGTGACGGCGGCTTTTTCGCGTTATACCGCGCGCACAACTATCACTTTCTGCAATACGCCGCGATGTTCGACGGCCAAAAAGAGGTCGCCATCGAAGCGGCGAGGGGAGTCGTGGCGACGCTGCCTCCGGATGCGATCGAGCAGTACCCGTTGATGCTCGAGGGTTTCCTGGGCGCGCCCTATCACGCGATGGTTCGCTTCGGAATGTGGGACGAGATTCTTGCCGAGCCGGCTCCGCCCCCGGGCAGACCGATCACAACGGCGACTCATCACTACGCACGGGGCATCGCACTGGCCACGCGCGGCAAAGTCGAAGAAGCAAGGGCGGAGCGCGAGGCGTTTCTGGCCGCGAAAGCAACCATTCCCCCGGATGCGTTCATCGGAAATAACGAAGCCGCAACGGTGATACTGATCGGCGAGGCGATGCTCGAAGGAGAAATCGAGTACCGCGCCGGGAATGACGATCGCGCCTTCGAGCTTTTGCGCGACGCCGTCGCGAAGAACGATGCGCTCAGCTACGACGAACCCTGGGGTTGGATGCAGCCGCCCCGTCACGCGCTCGGCGCTCTCCTTCTGGAACGTGGGCGTGTGGAAGAAGCAGAAGCTGTGTATGTCGCCGACCTGAAGGATCATCCGGGCAACGGATGGGCGCTCTTTGGGCTTGCCGAGTGCTACGAGCGCACGGGCAGAAAGGCGGAGCACGCGACGACGCTCGCGGCGGCCCGAAAAGCGTGGGCTCGATCGGACATTCCGCTGACAGTTTCGTGCTATTGCCGCGTTTCGTCGAGTCGGTAA
- the fabF gene encoding beta-ketoacyl-ACP synthase II, producing MLAGSSSRRVVVTGRGAVTNLGHDAATTWSGMREGRSGIRRVESEFFQRYKSWAVTIAGEVQGWDPCGGPTAVMEFREAKRLDRVTQLGVAAAVEAVRDSGIDFARENPELCGVVVGSGIGGITTIEDGMYTLVDRGPDRLSPFTVPRLMVNATTGNISIRFGLKGPAAAHATACASSGHAIADAAHMIQRGWADVMVAGGSEAAVSPLCMGAFMVMKALSTRNEAPEKASRPFDKDRDGFVLSEGAAMFVLESEEHAQKRGANIYGELIGTGNSSDAGHITAPDAEGHGAARSMRMALKDAKLNLSDIGYVNAHGTSTPLGDKAEVAAVLNVFGDHARKSAGGKLLMSSTKSMHGHCLGASGAVELIACMHAVNDGVIAPTINLENPDEGFDLDLVAHHARERRVKYVMNNTFGFGGHNVTLIFGAYQG from the coding sequence ATGTTGGCAGGAAGCTCAAGTCGTCGCGTGGTCGTAACAGGAAGAGGCGCCGTGACCAATCTTGGGCACGACGCCGCGACCACTTGGTCGGGCATGCGTGAAGGCCGGAGCGGGATTCGGCGGGTCGAGTCCGAATTCTTTCAGCGCTACAAGTCGTGGGCTGTCACAATCGCTGGAGAAGTGCAAGGCTGGGACCCGTGCGGCGGACCGACCGCGGTGATGGAGTTCCGCGAGGCCAAGCGGCTCGATCGCGTGACGCAACTCGGCGTCGCCGCGGCGGTCGAAGCCGTGCGCGATTCGGGGATCGATTTCGCTCGAGAGAACCCCGAATTGTGCGGCGTCGTAGTCGGGTCGGGCATCGGTGGTATCACGACGATCGAAGACGGGATGTACACCCTTGTCGATCGGGGGCCCGACCGCCTCAGTCCGTTCACGGTCCCCCGCCTGATGGTCAACGCGACCACCGGAAACATCTCGATCCGATTCGGCCTCAAGGGTCCGGCGGCGGCGCACGCGACGGCCTGCGCGAGCAGCGGGCACGCGATCGCCGACGCGGCACACATGATCCAGCGCGGGTGGGCCGACGTCATGGTTGCCGGCGGAAGCGAAGCCGCGGTCAGCCCGCTGTGCATGGGCGCGTTTATGGTGATGAAGGCGCTTTCGACCCGGAACGAAGCTCCGGAGAAAGCCAGCCGCCCGTTCGACAAAGACCGCGACGGCTTTGTCCTCTCCGAGGGTGCCGCGATGTTCGTGCTCGAAAGCGAGGAGCACGCACAGAAGCGCGGCGCCAATATCTACGGCGAACTGATCGGCACCGGAAATTCGAGTGATGCCGGCCACATCACCGCGCCGGACGCGGAAGGCCACGGGGCGGCGCGTTCGATGCGCATGGCGTTGAAAGACGCAAAGCTCAATCTTTCCGACATCGGCTATGTGAACGCTCACGGCACCAGCACGCCCTTGGGCGACAAGGCGGAGGTCGCGGCCGTGCTCAACGTTTTCGGCGATCACGCCCGCAAAAGCGCTGGCGGCAAACTGCTGATGAGCAGCACCAAGAGCATGCACGGCCATTGCCTCGGCGCCTCGGGCGCGGTTGAATTAATTGCTTGCATGCACGCGGTGAACGACGGCGTCATCGCCCCGACCATCAATCTCGAGAATCCGGACGAAGGATTCGATCTTGATCTCGTTGCCCATCACGCCCGAGAGCGGCGTGTGAAGTACGTGATGAACAATACATTCGGCTTTGGCGGACACAACGTCACCTTGATCTTCGGCGCCTACCAAGGCTAA
- a CDS encoding FliM/FliN family flagellar motor switch protein — MSTERSNNLQQILRLEVPLVVRLGERPLKVEEIVSLVPGAIIELPKNADAELDLLVNNKRVGRGVAVKVGENFGLRITFIGEVKERVAAMGGMTMTVTQTVDPQLESAALAA; from the coding sequence ATGAGCACCGAACGGAGCAACAACCTTCAGCAGATCCTGCGGCTGGAAGTGCCGCTGGTCGTCCGGCTGGGCGAACGCCCGCTCAAGGTGGAGGAGATTGTCTCGCTCGTTCCTGGGGCGATCATCGAGCTGCCAAAGAACGCGGACGCGGAGCTGGACCTTCTCGTCAACAACAAGCGGGTCGGCCGGGGTGTCGCGGTCAAGGTGGGCGAGAACTTCGGACTGCGAATCACGTTTATCGGAGAGGTCAAGGAGCGAGTGGCCGCGATGGGCGGCATGACCATGACTGTGACCCAAACCGTGGATCCGCAGCTCGAATCCGCCGCGCTTGCGGCGTGA